One segment of Anguilla anguilla isolate fAngAng1 chromosome 1, fAngAng1.pri, whole genome shotgun sequence DNA contains the following:
- the LOC118223254 gene encoding protein Bouncer-like, with translation MNRVIVCVFTVALIFVLGHSLECYKCDIGFWQLCFTSRTTCSPGEKCFRGVGQAAHVIDIMKKGCLKQDECDQVSTVEFFANRTIYTMNNTCCATDLCNHAPGLRWLSPVSLTLATLASMLVVPAFF, from the exons ATGAACAGGGTCATTGTCTGCGTGTTTACAGTCGCGTTGATCTTTGTACTTG GCCATTCACTGGAGTGTTACAAGTGTGACATTGGATTCTGGCAATTGTGTTTCACCTCGAGGACCACATGCAGCCCAGGAGAGAAGTGTTTCCGTGGGGTTGGACAAGCTG CACATGTTATTGACATCATGAAGAAAGGCTGTCTTAAACAAGATGAGTGTGACCAGGTGTCCACAGTGGAGTTCTTTGCAAACAGGACCATCTACACCATGAACAACACGTGCTGTGCAACAGATCTCTGTAACCATGCCCCTGGCCTCCGGTGGCTATCCCCAGTCTCCCTCACTCTGGCAACACTGGCCTCCATGCTGGTGGTTCCAGCATTCTTCTGA